In a single window of the Littorina saxatilis isolate snail1 linkage group LG5, US_GU_Lsax_2.0, whole genome shotgun sequence genome:
- the LOC138966382 gene encoding uncharacterized protein — protein MRLDMEQSIFDPSSDSAHHSLPRHPHQPLPPHAFNHRGVLELRKPLVGAASPFPHPVPFQHQLQALGRYGMHLEGSLTDSSFRMAMQGGPMMLNSAMSKAMSGSGERGSGSRSGSGSSSPEAGSDPHHSSSSPHHLQPHRDDSRHSRSLQTHEDITDDEEHHHQMRGGFVSNHHQRKDSISPLGFDQRKDSAAFDVSGLRKDSGSEQEQPSRLSDDAGSRYKFHGDDIDTNVDEDVDNDEDQPLEVDSPPSSPLPHPRSQSTPDPTTTEEVGRSGEVLLREPNVFVHNHDSNMNEDDDDDNNKCDDSFEDLPIATRDNVGRNQFANDLERLKDDLDRLKNEVENDENRDMMSNGDDEDGNNSSGSSKDPSKKKSNLVKPPYSYIALITMAILQSPRKRLTLSGICDFIMNRFGYFREKFPAWQNSIRHNLSLNDCFVKIPREPGNPGKGNYWTLDPASEDMFDNGSFLRRRKRYKRMQQSDMMSTPTAFITDPYFNPHHPYYAAAAAAAAAANHHHHHHHSPHHHHHPHHHPSMSFSGGGPSAAAAAAAAAAAAGLSPYSPYLPPLAQHPLLQSEYARASASHHHLQPHPSAAFTSIAALTGMSNMAHHMALPAIAAPPPAAGNHFSRLESKLEQLKQKGSPSPSPSPRSATSTTPSSSSAQPATTLTSSSSSSMTLPSSGTVASTLTTTAPSKPGFTIDSIIGTPSTSTSNNTTTSASSPTPSISSSISPSSPNSTTSPTSPTMSSTSRADVHHLSGKGRVVSPTPATPAAHVTSAYRQSTAALAGFHSLPALAALRQGVMGGGMGGVGGGGGNSAFASPLALSALSGMSPLELEKYRQYLQAYASLPPSWHHR, from the coding sequence ATGCGTTTGGACATGGAGCAGAGCATCTTCGACCCCAGCTCCGACTCCGCCCACCACTCCCTCCCTCGACACCCCCACCAGCCTCTCCCCCCTCACGCTTTCAACCACCGTGGGGTCTTGGAGCTGCGCAAGCCACTCGTCGGGGCCGCCTCTCCTTTCCCTCATCCCGTGCCCTTCCAGCATCAGCTGCAGGCCTTGGGAAGATACGGGATGCACCTGGAAGGCAGCCTGACGGATTCGTCCTTCCGCATGGCAATGCAAGGGGGTCCAATGATGCTGAACAGTGCCATGAGTAAAGCGATGTCTGGGTCTGGCGAGAGAGGGTCTGGGTCCAGGTCTGGGTCTGGGTCTTCTTCTCCCGAGGCTGGCAGCGACCCTCATCACAGCTCCTCCTCCCCTCATCATCTCCAGCCTCATCGAGATGACTCACGACACAGCAGGTCTCTCCAGACTCACGAGGACATTACCGACGACGAAGAACACCACCACCAGATGCGGGGTGGCTTCGTGAGCAACCACCACCAGAGAAAAGACTCTATCTCTCCCCTAGGCTTTGACCAGAGAAAAGACTCTGCCGCCTTCGACGTGAGCGGACTGAGAAAGGACTCAGGTAGTGAACAAGAACAACCTAGCAGGCTTTCAGACGATGCTGGTAGCAGGTATAAATTCCACGGCGATGATATTGACACTAACGTTGACGAAGATGTCGATAACGACGAAGACCAACCGTTGGAGGTAGACTCCCCTCCCTCCTCGCCGCTCCCCCACCCCCGATCTCAGTCAACCCCCGATCCTACAACCACGGAGGAAGTGGGACGCAGTGGAGAGGTTCTTCTCCGTGAACCTAACGTCTTTGTGCACAACCACGACAGCAACATGAACgaagacgatgacgacgataatAACAAATGTGATGACAGTTTCGAGGACCTTCCCATCGCAACCAGAGACAACGTAGGACGAAACCAGTTCGCTAATGACCTTGAAAGGTTAAAAGACGACCTTGACCGCCTGAAGAACGAGGTTGAGAACGATGAGAACCGTGACATGATGAGTAACGGGGACGATGAAGACGGCAACAacagcagcggcagcagcaaGGACCCGAGCAAGAAGAAGTCCAACCTGGTGAAGCCTCCATACTCCTACATCGCCCTCATCACCATGGCGATACTGCAGTCGCCGCGCAAGAGACTGACCCTCTCCGGGATCTGCGACTTTATCATGAACCGCTTCGGCTACTTCAGGGAGAAGTTCCCGGCCTGGCAGAACTCTATCCGCCACAACCTCTCTCTCAACGACTGCTTCGTCAAGATCCCCCGCGAGCCTGGAAACCCTGGCAAGGGCAACTACTGGACCTTGGATCCGGCCAGCGAGGACATGTTCGACAACGGGAGTTTCCTACGGCGGAGAAAGCGCTACAAGCGCATGCAGCAGTCTGACATGATGTCAACGCCTACAGCGTTCATCACCGACCCTTACTTCAACCCTCACCATCCTTACTACGCGGCCGCTGCTGCTGCGGCGGCTGCGGCcaaccatcaccaccatcatcatcactcgccccaccaccaccaccatcctcACCACCACCCTTCCATGTCGTTCTCTGGTGGCGGGCCTTCGgcggctgctgctgctgctgccgctgctgctgcGGCTGGCCTGTCTCCGTACAGTCCGTACCTGCCTCCCTTAGCGCAGCATCCTCTGCTGCAGAGCGAGTACGCCAGAGCATCTGCCTCGCACCATCATCTCCAGCCTCATCCCTCGGCTGCGTTCACCAGCATCGCGGCCCTGACGGGAATGAGCAACATGGCTCATCACATGGCTCTGCCCGCCATCGCTGCACCTCCTCCCGCGGCGGGCAACCACTTTTCTAGACTGGAGAGCAAGCTGGAGCAGCTTAAACAGAAGGggtctccttctccttctccgtCTCCGAGAAGCGCGACCTCAACgacgccatcatcatcatcagcgcAGCCCGCTACAACAttaacatcttcatcatcgtcatcgatGACCCTCCCATCGTCTGGGACCGTCGCCTCCACCCTCACCACCACCGCCCCTTCAAAACCAGGTTTCACCATCGACAGCATCATCGGAACACCCTCTACCAGCACCTCCAACAACACAACCACCTCAGCCTCTTCCCCAACCCCCTCCATCTCCTCCTCCATATCCCCATCATCGCCTAACTCCACGACCTCACCGACGTCGCCCACCATGTCGTCTACCTCACGGGCCGACGTTCATCACCTCAGCGGCAAGGGGAGAGTTGTCTCCCCTACCCCCGCCACGCCCGCCGCCCACGTGACCTCGGCCTACAGACAGTCCACCGCTGCGCTAGCGGGGTTCCACTCTCTCCCTGCTCTGGCGGCTTTGAGACAGGGGGTGATGGGAGGAGGAATGGGGGGtgttggaggtggtggtgggaaCAGCGCCTTCGCCTCCCCCTTGGCACTGTCGGCGTTGTCAGGTATGTCGCCTCTGGAGCTAGAAAAATACCGACAATACTTGCAGGCGTACGCCTCTTTACCCCCTTCTTGGCACCACCGCTAG